Proteins encoded within one genomic window of Nitrospirota bacterium:
- a CDS encoding ABC transporter permease, giving the protein QQGLLGAFLFLVPAVILSGFMTPIANMPETVQYITLVNPMRYFLVILREVFLEAAPFHALVGQFWPMAVIALATLATAASLYRRRMY; this is encoded by the coding sequence GCAGCAGGGGTTGCTGGGCGCTTTTCTGTTCCTGGTGCCTGCGGTCATTCTGTCGGGCTTTATGACGCCCATCGCTAACATGCCCGAGACGGTGCAGTACATTACATTGGTCAATCCCATGCGCTATTTCCTGGTCATACTGAGGGAGGTGTTCCTGGAAGCGGCGCCGTTTCATGCGCTCGTCGGCCAGTTCTGGCCCATGGCGGTGATAGCGCTTGCTACCCTGGCCACCGCTGCGTCGCTGTATCGGCGGCGCATGTACTGA